Proteins from a single region of Trichoderma asperellum chromosome 3, complete sequence:
- a CDS encoding uncharacterized protein (EggNog:ENOG41~SECRETED:SignalP(1-21)) has protein sequence MIPSSVISLLFAALTISSTAASPTARFSRLGRDKTPKYFIEPGGSLALGHYDKRYFKAEIPYGEHRDVLRQLIRSYLTTLHEHGVETWLAHGTLLGWWWNGQIMPWDYDLDVQVSNNTMTWLGENMNRTEHTHVFDGVSKTYLLDINPHHVDLDRGDGMNIIDARWIDTTNGMFIDITGVREREADRPGVWSCKNKHRYGSQDLWPMRVTEFEGVKARIPYNFEQILRDEYGDKSLVVEEFQGHRWDHDISEWVKMSDEEVNQRKEEEEARKKEEEEKKKQG, from the exons ATGATACCCTCATCCGTGATCTCGCTGCTCTTCGCCGCCCTGACCATCTCGTCCACCGCCGCCTCGCCAACCGCCCGCTTCAGCCGCCTCGGGCGAGACAAGACGCCCAAATACTTCATCGAGCCCGGCGGCAGCCTCGCGCTGGGCCACTACGACAAGCGCTACTTCAAGGCCGAGATCCCTTACGGCGAGCACCGCGACGTGCTGCGCCAGCTAATCCGCAGCTACCTCACCACGCTGCACGAGCACGGCGTCGAGACATGGCTCGCCCACGGCACGCTGCTGGGCTGGTGGTGGAACGGCCAGATCATGCCGTGGGACTACGACCTGGACGTGCAGGTGTCCAACAACACCATGACGTGGCTCGGCGAGAACATGAACCGCACCGAGCACACCCACGTCTTTGACGGCGTCTCCAAGACGTACCTGCTCGACATCAACCCGCACCACGTCGACCTCGACCGCGGCGACGGCATGAACATCATCGACGCGCGCTGGATCGACACCACCAACGGCATGTTCATCGACATCACCGGCGTGCGCGAGCGCGAGGCCGACCGCCCGGGCGTCTGGAGCTGCAAGAACAAGCACCGCTACGGCAGCCAGGACCTGTGGCCCATGCGCGTCACCGAGTTTGAGGGCGTCAAGGCGCGCATCCCCTACAACTTTGAGCAGATCCTGCGCGACGAGTACGGCGACAAGAGCTTGGTCGTCGAGGAATTCCAAGG TCACCGTTGGGATCACGACATTAGCGAATGGGTCAAAATGTCCGACGAAGAGGTCAACCagcgcaaagaagaagaggaggccaggaaaaaggaagaggaagagaagaagaagcaaggctAA
- a CDS encoding uncharacterized protein (EggNog:ENOG41), whose amino-acid sequence MTISTETEADPPRSIIAPSHAPSSVTGTSRTVNGGHESRRGGDSTFSSPSPSVRSLATTLTTIQSFAPHGQAPVAPTHSITQSIQFSQPFPTTSPASAIPSHLIPPNHLTTYTTATANNLLTDNASILTLASSSKRGRRRSMDTDASVRALAPSSLWGGSRESLPLSVLSANIDPSGIHNASRLGAERNSIYSATGVAPAIPSERNSIYTKQGDGASVRSGRLGHNRPDSVSGSVALASPREVPAKKSLAENQEDIPLTPDSKED is encoded by the coding sequence ATGACCATATCAACCGAGACCGAAGCCGATCCACCTCGATCCATCATCGCGCCGAGTCACGCGCCGAGCTCTGTGACAGGAACAAGCAGGACGGTCAACGGGGGGCACGAATCTAGAAGAGGCGGCGACAGCACATTTTCGAGTCCTTCCCCATCAGTCAGATCACTCGCTACGACGCTGACCACCATTCAATCATTTGCTCCCCATGGGCAAGCCCCGGTAGCGCCAACTCACAGCATCACCCAGTCGATCCAGTTCAGCCAACCGTTCCCTACGACTTCACCGGCATCAGCTATACCATCGCATCTCATTCCGCCAAACCACCTCACGACATACACTACAGCTACGGCCAATAATCTTCTTACAGACAATGCATCCATCTTGACTCTAGCCTCGTCGAGCAAGCGAGGCCGTCGTCGGTCGATGGATACCGATGCGTCTGTGCGAGCCCTCGCGCCCTCATCACTTTGGGGCGGCAGTCGTGAAAGCCTACCGCTGAGTGTTCTCAGCGCCAATATTGATCCATCCGGCATTCACAATGCCTCCAGGCTGGGGGCAGAGCGAAACAGCATATACTCTGCAACGGGCGTGGCGCCAGCCATTCCAAGCGAGCGCAACAGTATTTATACCAAGCAGGGCGACGGTGCAAGCGTCAGAAGTGGCCGCCTAGGACACAACCGACCCGATAGTGTGAGCGGCAGCGTTGCACTCGCCAGCCCCCGAGAGGTACCTGCTAAGAAGAGCCTTGCCGAGAACCAAGAGGATATCCCGCTAACACCAGATTCCAAGGAGGACTaa